The Gemmata palustris genome includes a region encoding these proteins:
- a CDS encoding serine/threonine-protein kinase, which translates to MHSDDRDPVDILAEEFADLLRRGEHPSVGAYAAAHPDHAEQLKELLPAVAQMELLKRFRSPAGAAEKSLPDRLGDFRIVRELGRGGMGVVFEAVQESLGRPVALKVLARHAQLDPVQRERFVREAQTAAKLHHTNIVPVFGVGEQDGLPYYVMQLIPGCGLHSVVRQWRKHLNKSEEAFNETCAHTPNTPVAKPTGAPAPFEVVEPELEGPERGDWRFIAGVGVQAAEALHYAHKQGVLHRDVKPANLILDGEIVWVADFGLAKLMHINGLTATGDILGTLQYLPPECLTGTADARSDVYGLGATLYELLTLEPPYAADSPAQLIKKVADADPPAPRTLNLDVPRDLETIVLKAMAREPGNRYATARDLARDLEAFLDDRPIKARRMTLVSRAWLACRRNPTVASLAFSTAAALILAAVTGWVGYAREENRRKEAEGAKTEAEKATNDARNMSNKLRANLKLSLETFAKVFEAASGNAHSDFGILMPMAGRGPDHRIFLSFGGGPGGPGGPGGPGGPGPGPRGPGGPPGGGPPGDFGSDKAAILEAVLAFYDKFVEQNAPEDPQLQFEAAKASRRLCEANVRQRCSDKAIAAFRRAVALLEPLVDKYPDNEGMRTELVVAYLVAPQEAFPTDRDAPFRRAAELARGNVWLTGSVLVRVGLANEQSEDRPESAESAYRDAIAAFTSVPKENWPPHGHTELGFVRQRLASALRFQGKLSAARAELEQSIREQPRIVDPIEREPGEGHPRLNPNRMQLADTYWMLVRVCEEQKDVRAADEARAKIRDLGFPDDGPPGPFGLWYGGKKGDRGWGKKDGFPPKKN; encoded by the coding sequence ATGCACTCCGACGATCGCGACCCGGTCGACATACTGGCCGAAGAGTTCGCCGACTTGCTGCGGCGCGGGGAGCACCCGTCCGTCGGCGCCTACGCCGCCGCGCACCCCGACCACGCTGAGCAGCTCAAGGAGCTGCTCCCTGCCGTTGCGCAGATGGAACTCTTGAAGCGGTTCCGCTCGCCCGCGGGCGCGGCCGAGAAATCGCTCCCCGACCGCCTCGGCGACTTCCGCATCGTGCGCGAACTCGGGCGCGGCGGAATGGGCGTCGTGTTCGAGGCGGTCCAGGAATCGCTCGGCCGGCCGGTCGCTCTCAAAGTGCTCGCGCGGCACGCGCAACTCGATCCGGTGCAGCGCGAGCGCTTCGTGCGCGAGGCGCAGACCGCGGCGAAGTTGCACCACACGAACATCGTCCCGGTGTTCGGCGTCGGCGAGCAGGACGGGCTGCCGTATTACGTGATGCAGCTCATACCGGGGTGCGGGCTGCACTCCGTTGTGCGCCAGTGGCGCAAGCACCTGAACAAGAGCGAAGAAGCGTTCAACGAAACGTGCGCGCACACCCCCAATACGCCCGTCGCGAAACCCACGGGGGCGCCGGCACCGTTCGAGGTAGTCGAACCCGAACTCGAAGGCCCCGAACGGGGCGACTGGCGGTTCATCGCGGGGGTCGGGGTTCAGGCCGCGGAAGCGCTGCACTACGCGCACAAGCAGGGCGTGTTGCACCGCGACGTGAAGCCGGCCAACCTCATCCTCGACGGCGAAATCGTCTGGGTCGCGGACTTCGGCCTCGCGAAGTTGATGCACATCAACGGCCTCACCGCGACCGGCGACATTCTGGGCACGCTCCAGTATCTCCCGCCCGAGTGCCTGACCGGGACCGCGGACGCCCGGAGCGACGTATACGGCCTGGGCGCAACGCTCTACGAACTGCTCACGCTCGAACCGCCCTACGCGGCCGACAGCCCGGCCCAACTCATCAAGAAAGTGGCCGACGCGGACCCGCCGGCCCCGCGCACGCTGAACCTGGACGTCCCGCGCGACCTGGAAACGATCGTCCTGAAAGCGATGGCGCGCGAACCGGGGAACCGGTACGCGACCGCGCGCGACCTCGCGCGCGACCTCGAGGCCTTTCTCGACGACCGGCCCATCAAGGCCCGGCGCATGACGCTCGTTTCGCGCGCGTGGCTGGCGTGCCGGCGCAACCCGACGGTCGCGTCGCTCGCGTTCAGTACGGCCGCGGCCCTCATTCTCGCGGCCGTGACGGGTTGGGTGGGGTACGCGCGCGAAGAGAACCGCCGGAAGGAGGCCGAGGGTGCGAAGACCGAGGCCGAGAAAGCGACCAACGATGCCCGCAACATGTCCAACAAACTGCGCGCGAACCTGAAACTCTCACTGGAAACGTTCGCCAAGGTCTTCGAGGCCGCGAGCGGGAACGCGCACTCGGATTTCGGCATCCTGATGCCGATGGCCGGGCGCGGACCGGATCACCGGATCTTCCTCAGCTTCGGGGGCGGGCCTGGGGGACCGGGCGGCCCCGGTGGTCCCGGTGGCCCTGGTCCCGGCCCCAGGGGGCCGGGCGGCCCTCCCGGTGGGGGACCACCTGGAGACTTCGGTTCGGACAAGGCCGCGATCCTGGAAGCGGTTCTCGCGTTCTACGACAAGTTCGTTGAGCAAAATGCGCCCGAAGACCCGCAACTCCAATTTGAAGCGGCGAAGGCGTCGCGCCGCTTGTGCGAAGCGAACGTGCGGCAGAGGTGCTCGGACAAGGCCATCGCCGCGTTCCGCCGTGCGGTCGCGCTGCTCGAACCGCTCGTGGACAAGTACCCCGATAACGAAGGGATGCGAACGGAACTCGTCGTCGCGTACCTAGTCGCGCCACAGGAGGCGTTCCCGACGGACCGCGACGCCCCCTTCCGGCGCGCGGCCGAACTCGCGCGGGGGAACGTGTGGCTCACCGGTTCGGTGCTCGTCCGCGTCGGCTTGGCGAACGAACAGTCCGAGGACCGGCCGGAGTCCGCCGAGTCCGCGTACCGCGACGCGATCGCGGCATTCACTTCTGTGCCCAAGGAGAACTGGCCCCCGCACGGTCACACGGAACTGGGGTTCGTGCGCCAGCGCCTCGCGAGCGCGTTGAGATTCCAGGGAAAGTTGTCGGCCGCACGCGCGGAACTGGAGCAATCGATTCGGGAACAGCCCCGGATCGTTGACCCGATCGAACGGGAACCGGGCGAGGGGCACCCGCGCCTCAATCCCAATCGTATGCAACTGGCCGATACGTACTGGATGCTGGTGCGGGTCTGCGAAGAGCAGAAGGACGTTCGCGCTGCAGATGAGGCGCGGGCGAAGATCAGAGATTTGGGCTTCCCTGACGACGGCCCTCCCGGTCCATTCGGCCTGTGGTACGGGGGCAAGAAGGGAGATCGGGGTTGGGGCAAGAAAGACGGCTTCCCGCCGAAGAAGAACTGA
- a CDS encoding sigma-70 family RNA polymerase sigma factor, producing MAVEAEQEIAELLTRVRAGDQQALAELFARHRNKLRRMVQLRLDHRLAGRVSPSDVLQEAYIDALKRVDHYFEKPDQPFFGWLRLIVGQRLADVHREHLAQKRDVGQEVSINRGGPTTDSACLAACLLGAGSSPSHAAARTESFVRLEEALNSMDALDREVLALRHFEELSNTETAALLGVQPAAASKRYVRALARLKQILETIPGFGG from the coding sequence ATGGCCGTCGAAGCGGAACAGGAGATCGCGGAACTATTAACGCGGGTGCGGGCCGGCGATCAACAGGCCCTGGCAGAACTTTTCGCGCGGCACCGGAACAAGCTGCGCCGAATGGTCCAGCTCCGGCTCGATCACCGGCTCGCGGGCCGCGTGTCGCCGTCGGACGTGCTCCAGGAAGCGTACATTGACGCCCTGAAGCGCGTCGACCACTACTTCGAGAAGCCGGACCAGCCGTTCTTCGGGTGGCTGCGGTTGATCGTCGGTCAGCGCCTCGCGGACGTTCACCGCGAGCACCTGGCCCAAAAGCGCGACGTCGGGCAAGAGGTGTCCATCAACCGCGGCGGGCCGACCACGGACTCGGCGTGCCTCGCGGCGTGCCTGCTCGGTGCCGGGAGCAGCCCTAGTCACGCGGCGGCGCGGACGGAATCGTTCGTCCGGCTGGAAGAAGCGCTGAACAGTATGGACGCGCTCGACCGCGAGGTGCTGGCCCTGCGGCACTTTGAAGAACTGAGCAATACTGAAACTGCGGCACTGCTCGGGGTCCAACCCGCCGCCGCGAGCAAGCGCTACGTCCGGGCACTCGCCCGCTTGAAACAGATCCTCGAAACGATCCCGGGTTTCGGCGGGTAA
- a CDS encoding serine hydrolase yields the protein MLRCFVTVFALCALGPPVFAQPSVPAAEPYRAAVAELEKLIKHEVGDKKLPALSIALVDDQKVVWAAGYGFQDREKKIPATAETVYRVGSVSKLFTDVAVMQLVEEGKLDLDAPVAKYIPDFKPSYKEGEKQITLRMLMSHRSGLIREPPVGNYFDPTEPGVEKTVTSLNGIGLIYPPESRIKYSNAAIGVVGYTLQKSQNEQFEKYVQRRVLEPLSMSASSFLPTPEVKKRLADAVMWTYQGREFPAPLFELGEAPAGCMYSTVLDLAKFQSCLFTGGKIGDKAFLKPETLAEMFRPQFSEKGTKSGFGLGFSLGEFEGKPRVGHGGAIYGFATTFVALPGEKIGAVVVASRDVSNAVTGRIADDALRQMLAAKSGKPLPKIEMSEPLTTNEAVALAGRYRTGERWADVFESGGRVFFEPDRGGARVQLRKFGNGLISDDTQVWGNKYGLTDGKITNGKLTFEKEKPALAPPAEPPSKYKGLIGEYGWDHLPLYIYERNGKLHALIELTEIDPLTEESENVFAFPADRGMYHGEKLVFTRDATGRATKVTSASVVMARRKIDGENGETFKIKSVRPLADLRKEALAAKPPAEKGEFLKPELIDLATIDGVKFDIRYATDNNFLSTPFYSSAKAYMQKPAADALARVHTKLKEQGYGLLVFDAYRPWYVTKMFWDAAPEKFHGFVADPSKGSRHNRGCAVDLTLYDLKTGKVVEMVSGYDEFSDRAFPDYMGGTSRQRWHRELLRSAMHAEGFTVYEEEWWHFDYKDWKKYPILNKTFEELK from the coding sequence ATGCTGCGCTGCTTCGTAACCGTTTTCGCGCTCTGTGCGCTCGGCCCGCCCGTATTCGCGCAACCGTCCGTTCCGGCCGCCGAACCGTACCGGGCCGCGGTCGCGGAACTGGAAAAACTCATCAAACATGAGGTGGGCGACAAGAAATTGCCTGCTCTCTCGATCGCGCTCGTGGACGATCAGAAGGTCGTATGGGCCGCGGGCTACGGGTTCCAGGACCGCGAGAAGAAGATCCCCGCGACGGCCGAAACCGTGTACCGCGTCGGGTCGGTGTCGAAGTTGTTTACTGATGTCGCGGTGATGCAGTTGGTGGAAGAGGGGAAGCTCGATCTCGATGCGCCGGTGGCGAAATACATTCCCGACTTCAAGCCCTCTTACAAGGAAGGTGAGAAACAGATCACGCTGCGGATGCTGATGTCGCACCGCTCGGGGCTGATCCGCGAACCACCGGTCGGCAACTACTTCGACCCGACCGAACCGGGCGTCGAAAAGACCGTTACGAGCCTGAACGGGATCGGCCTGATCTACCCGCCCGAATCGCGCATCAAGTATTCCAACGCCGCCATTGGCGTGGTCGGATACACGCTCCAGAAGTCGCAGAACGAGCAGTTCGAGAAGTACGTTCAGCGCCGCGTGCTCGAACCGCTCAGCATGAGCGCGAGTTCGTTCCTGCCGACGCCCGAGGTGAAGAAGCGCCTCGCGGACGCGGTGATGTGGACGTACCAGGGGCGGGAGTTTCCCGCGCCGTTATTTGAACTTGGAGAAGCGCCCGCGGGCTGCATGTACTCGACCGTGCTCGACCTCGCGAAGTTCCAGTCGTGCCTCTTCACAGGCGGAAAGATCGGCGACAAAGCGTTCCTTAAACCGGAAACGCTCGCGGAAATGTTCCGGCCGCAGTTCTCGGAGAAAGGAACCAAGAGCGGCTTCGGCCTCGGTTTCTCGCTGGGGGAATTTGAAGGCAAGCCGCGCGTCGGACACGGCGGGGCGATCTACGGCTTCGCAACGACCTTTGTCGCACTCCCGGGAGAGAAGATCGGCGCCGTGGTGGTCGCGTCGCGTGACGTATCGAACGCGGTGACGGGGCGCATCGCGGACGACGCGCTGCGCCAGATGCTCGCGGCGAAATCGGGCAAGCCGCTGCCGAAAATCGAAATGAGCGAGCCGCTCACGACGAACGAAGCTGTCGCTCTGGCCGGTCGCTACCGCACGGGAGAACGTTGGGCGGACGTGTTCGAGTCCGGCGGGCGCGTGTTCTTCGAGCCGGATCGCGGTGGCGCGCGCGTGCAACTCCGGAAGTTCGGAAACGGGCTGATCTCGGACGATACGCAGGTATGGGGTAACAAGTACGGTCTCACCGACGGCAAAATCACGAACGGGAAGCTCACGTTCGAGAAGGAGAAGCCGGCACTCGCTCCCCCCGCGGAACCGCCGAGCAAGTATAAGGGGCTGATCGGCGAGTACGGCTGGGACCACCTCCCGCTGTACATTTACGAGCGCAACGGGAAGCTCCACGCGCTTATCGAGCTGACCGAAATCGACCCGCTCACCGAAGAATCGGAGAACGTGTTCGCGTTCCCAGCGGATCGCGGGATGTACCACGGCGAGAAGCTCGTCTTCACGCGCGATGCGACCGGGCGCGCCACGAAAGTAACATCCGCGAGCGTCGTGATGGCGCGCCGAAAGATCGATGGCGAGAACGGCGAAACGTTCAAGATCAAGTCCGTGCGCCCGCTCGCGGACCTGCGCAAAGAGGCACTCGCGGCCAAACCGCCTGCCGAGAAGGGCGAGTTCCTGAAGCCGGAACTGATCGACCTCGCGACCATCGACGGGGTGAAGTTCGACATCCGCTACGCGACCGACAACAACTTCCTCAGCACGCCGTTCTACTCTTCCGCGAAAGCGTACATGCAGAAGCCCGCGGCCGACGCGCTGGCCCGCGTTCACACGAAACTGAAGGAACAGGGGTACGGGTTACTCGTGTTCGATGCGTACCGCCCCTGGTACGTCACCAAGATGTTCTGGGACGCGGCGCCGGAGAAGTTCCACGGCTTCGTGGCGGACCCGTCGAAGGGGTCGCGGCACAATCGAGGTTGCGCGGTGGACCTCACGCTGTACGACCTGAAGACCGGTAAGGTCGTCGAGATGGTGAGCGGCTACGACGAATTCTCCGACCGCGCGTTCCCGGACTACATGGGCGGCACGTCCCGGCAGCGCTGGCACCGCGAGTTACTCCGCTCCGCGATGCACGCAGAAGGGTTCACGGTGTACGAAGAGGAGTGGTGGCACTTCGACTACAAGGACTGGAAGAAGTACCCGATCCTGAACAAGACGTTCGAGGAACTGAAGTAG
- a CDS encoding PSD1 and planctomycete cytochrome C domain-containing protein, whose product MRSSATLACALLLATLAKPTEGFGEQPPTAPTAPPVAVEAPVDFARDVRPILSSQCFACHGPDEKVRKAKLRLDVREDAIKSGALVPGKPDASEVFTRICTTDPEQRMPPAKSKKPALTEAQIKTLRKWIADGAKYSEHWSFVPVNRPDVPKAKVQSANPIDAFIRARLQKEGVAPAKEADRVTLIRRLSFDLTGLPPKPEDVRAFVNDKDPKAYENLVEKLLASPHYGERMAVWWLDLVRFADSAGYHSDNPINVSPYRDYVIRSFNTNKRFDQFTVEQLAGDLLPNATMEQKVASAYNRLLQTTEEGGAQAKEYEAKYAADRVRNYGQVWLGGTLMCAECHNHKFDPYTQADFYSVAAFFADIQEPAIGNRGPGVPVPSSPEQDAELKRLTSAIPVAQTKLDAAAKTFAESAKAFESAEKWPNPKPDKKGAAVTVPNDVKAILAKDVDKRTAAENGRLVAFARDNAPDLKSERDAFATATKARADFENALPHVLISISGSPRTVRILPRGNWLDETGPVMKPNAPGFLPPLPPLAGGTGRYTRLDLAKWTVSAENPLVARATVNRLWRLFFGYGIARSLEETGIQGEQPTHPELLDWLASEFSNPSPTPPPKGEGLKSIKGSALPSTSGSSPPSFLGKGVGGLGSSSWDVKHLVRLMVTSATYRQSSVETPAVRERDPMNKLFARQTRQRLDAEFIRDTALSVSGLLNSQIGGPSVKPYQPAGYWAALNFPVREWQKDAGDKVYRRGMYTHWQRTFPHPAMVAFDAPSREECTCDRPKSNIPQQALVLLNDPEFVEAAKAFAAKALKDGGATDDAKVAWAFERATGRVAKPEETQVLLSVLNKHRKQFADKPDDAKKLLAIGDMPVPKDTKPEELSAWVSVCRVILNLHETITRE is encoded by the coding sequence ATGCGATCCTCCGCCACTCTCGCATGCGCCCTCTTGCTCGCGACGCTCGCCAAACCCACCGAAGGGTTTGGTGAGCAGCCACCGACTGCTCCGACCGCGCCGCCGGTCGCGGTGGAGGCTCCGGTCGATTTCGCGCGCGACGTGCGGCCCATTCTGTCGAGCCAGTGCTTTGCGTGCCACGGGCCGGACGAAAAGGTCCGCAAGGCGAAACTGCGGTTGGACGTGCGCGAGGACGCCATTAAATCGGGCGCCCTCGTTCCGGGGAAGCCGGACGCGAGCGAGGTGTTCACTCGCATCTGTACGACCGATCCCGAACAGCGTATGCCGCCCGCGAAGTCCAAGAAGCCGGCGCTTACCGAGGCGCAAATCAAGACACTGCGGAAGTGGATCGCGGACGGGGCGAAGTATTCCGAACACTGGTCGTTCGTGCCAGTGAACCGACCGGACGTTCCGAAAGCCAAGGTCCAATCCGCGAACCCGATCGATGCGTTCATCCGCGCGCGGTTGCAAAAAGAGGGCGTTGCCCCCGCGAAGGAAGCGGACCGCGTCACGCTGATCCGCCGACTGTCGTTTGATCTCACCGGGCTACCGCCGAAGCCGGAAGACGTGCGCGCCTTTGTAAACGACAAAGACCCGAAGGCATACGAGAACCTCGTCGAGAAGCTGCTCGCGTCGCCGCACTACGGCGAGCGCATGGCGGTGTGGTGGTTGGACCTCGTGCGGTTCGCGGACTCCGCGGGTTATCACAGCGACAACCCCATCAACGTGTCGCCGTACCGCGACTACGTCATTCGGAGCTTCAACACGAACAAGCGGTTCGACCAGTTCACCGTTGAACAACTCGCGGGAGATCTGTTGCCCAACGCGACGATGGAGCAGAAGGTCGCGAGCGCGTACAACCGCCTCCTGCAAACGACGGAAGAGGGCGGCGCGCAGGCGAAGGAGTACGAGGCGAAGTACGCGGCCGATCGCGTGCGGAACTACGGGCAGGTGTGGCTCGGCGGCACGCTCATGTGTGCCGAGTGCCACAACCACAAGTTCGACCCGTATACCCAAGCGGACTTCTACTCGGTGGCCGCGTTCTTCGCCGACATTCAGGAGCCCGCGATCGGCAACCGCGGCCCCGGTGTGCCCGTACCGTCCTCGCCCGAACAGGACGCGGAACTGAAGCGCCTTACCAGCGCGATCCCCGTCGCGCAGACGAAACTCGATGCGGCCGCGAAGACGTTTGCCGAAAGCGCGAAGGCGTTCGAGAGCGCAGAGAAATGGCCCAACCCGAAGCCCGACAAAAAGGGTGCGGCGGTTACCGTTCCCAACGACGTAAAGGCAATTCTCGCGAAGGACGTCGACAAACGAACTGCCGCGGAGAACGGGCGCCTCGTGGCCTTCGCACGCGACAACGCGCCCGATCTTAAATCTGAGCGCGACGCCTTCGCTACCGCGACAAAGGCGCGGGCGGATTTCGAGAACGCCCTGCCGCACGTCCTCATTTCCATCAGTGGCTCGCCGCGCACGGTGCGCATCTTGCCGCGCGGCAACTGGCTCGATGAAACCGGCCCCGTCATGAAGCCGAACGCGCCGGGGTTCCTTCCCCCTCTTCCGCCACTCGCCGGGGGGACGGGGCGCTACACTCGACTCGATCTCGCGAAGTGGACCGTTTCGGCCGAGAACCCGCTCGTCGCACGCGCCACCGTTAACCGGCTCTGGCGCCTCTTCTTCGGCTACGGCATCGCCCGCTCGCTCGAAGAAACGGGCATTCAGGGTGAGCAGCCGACGCACCCCGAACTGCTCGACTGGCTCGCGAGCGAGTTCTCAAACCCCTCCCCAACCCCTCCCCCAAAGGGAGAGGGGCTAAAAAGCATCAAGGGTTCTGCTCTCCCTTCGACTTCTGGCTCTTCTCCCCCTTCCTTTTTAGGGAAGGGGGTTGGGGGGTTAGGTTCTTCTTCGTGGGACGTGAAGCACCTCGTCCGGCTGATGGTCACGTCGGCCACATACCGGCAATCGTCGGTGGAAACGCCCGCGGTCCGCGAGCGCGACCCGATGAACAAGCTGTTCGCACGCCAGACGCGCCAGCGCCTCGACGCCGAGTTCATCCGCGACACCGCGCTGTCTGTGAGCGGGCTGTTGAACTCGCAAATCGGTGGCCCGAGTGTGAAGCCCTACCAGCCGGCCGGGTACTGGGCCGCACTCAACTTCCCGGTGCGCGAGTGGCAGAAGGATGCGGGCGACAAGGTGTACCGGCGCGGGATGTACACGCACTGGCAGCGCACGTTCCCGCACCCGGCGATGGTCGCGTTCGATGCGCCGAGCCGCGAAGAATGCACCTGCGACCGGCCGAAGTCGAACATCCCGCAGCAGGCGCTCGTGCTGCTCAACGACCCGGAGTTCGTGGAGGCGGCCAAGGCGTTCGCAGCGAAGGCGCTGAAGGACGGCGGCGCGACCGACGACGCGAAAGTGGCGTGGGCGTTCGAGCGCGCCACCGGTCGTGTCGCGAAGCCCGAGGAGACTCAAGTGCTACTGAGTGTGCTGAACAAGCACCGCAAGCAGTTCGCGGACAAGCCGGACGACGCGAAGAAACTCCTCGCGATCGGCGACATGCCGGTGCCCAAGGATACGAAGCCCGAGGAACTTTCCGCATGGGTGAGCGTGTGTCGCGTGATCCTGAACTTGCACGAGACGATCACGAGGGAGTGA
- a CDS encoding DUF1501 domain-containing protein, whose translation MNLQTIRFLQRRAFLGDACRGVGTAALASLLADRNVRAAEPQVPRGVIAKPHVTPKAKRVIFMVMAGGASHLELFDNKPELAKRNGQLMPESVTKGQPIAQLQGNKLVCFGPQWGFKKHGKSGQEMNELFKFLPDVADDLCIVRSCKTEAINHDPAHTFMNTGSSVSGRPSMGSWLTYGIGSESADLPGFVVLTSNGRGGQNQPIASRQWSAGFLPGKFQGVQLRGKGDPVLYLTNPPGVDAGQQKDVIDAVAKLNQMQNAAVDDPEIATRIGQYELAFKMQTSVPDLMDMRDEPAKVMESYGTKGSDGSFAANCLLARRMAQKGVRFIQLYHRDWDHHGGIKDGIKLKIEEIDQPLAALVRDLKRLGMFEDTLIVLTGEFGRTPMSQGGNGRDHHMKGFSVLLAGGGIKGGVSYGATDEFGYNAEENVFPVHDLHATMLHLLGIDHERLTHKFQGRDYRLTDVHGRVVRDILA comes from the coding sequence ATGAACCTCCAAACCATCCGGTTCCTCCAGCGCCGCGCGTTCCTCGGTGACGCCTGTCGCGGGGTGGGCACTGCGGCGCTGGCGTCGCTGCTCGCCGACCGGAACGTGCGTGCGGCGGAGCCGCAAGTGCCGCGTGGAGTGATCGCGAAGCCGCACGTAACACCGAAGGCCAAGCGCGTCATCTTCATGGTGATGGCCGGCGGCGCGAGCCATCTGGAACTGTTCGACAACAAGCCCGAACTCGCGAAGCGGAACGGCCAACTGATGCCCGAGAGCGTCACGAAGGGTCAGCCGATCGCACAGCTTCAGGGCAACAAGCTCGTGTGTTTTGGCCCGCAGTGGGGGTTCAAGAAGCACGGAAAGAGCGGCCAGGAGATGAACGAACTGTTCAAGTTCCTGCCCGACGTCGCGGACGACTTGTGCATCGTCCGATCGTGCAAGACGGAGGCGATCAACCACGACCCGGCCCACACGTTCATGAACACCGGGTCGAGCGTGTCGGGCCGGCCGAGCATGGGGAGCTGGCTCACTTACGGCATCGGGAGCGAGTCCGCCGACCTGCCCGGGTTCGTGGTGCTCACCTCGAACGGGCGGGGCGGGCAGAACCAGCCGATCGCGTCGCGCCAGTGGTCGGCCGGGTTCCTGCCGGGCAAGTTCCAGGGCGTTCAACTGCGCGGGAAGGGCGACCCGGTGCTGTACCTCACGAACCCGCCCGGCGTGGACGCGGGTCAGCAAAAAGACGTCATCGACGCCGTCGCGAAGCTCAACCAGATGCAGAACGCCGCGGTAGACGACCCGGAAATCGCTACGCGTATCGGTCAGTACGAGCTCGCGTTCAAGATGCAGACGAGCGTGCCCGATCTGATGGACATGCGGGACGAGCCCGCAAAGGTCATGGAATCCTACGGCACGAAGGGGAGCGACGGCTCGTTCGCGGCCAACTGCCTGCTCGCCCGGCGCATGGCCCAGAAGGGCGTGCGGTTCATCCAGCTCTACCACCGCGACTGGGACCACCACGGCGGCATCAAGGACGGCATCAAACTGAAGATCGAGGAAATCGACCAGCCGCTCGCCGCGCTGGTCCGCGACCTGAAGCGACTCGGGATGTTCGAGGACACGCTGATCGTGCTCACCGGCGAGTTCGGGCGCACGCCGATGTCCCAGGGCGGTAACGGGCGCGACCACCACATGAAGGGCTTCAGCGTACTACTCGCGGGCGGCGGGATTAAGGGCGGGGTCTCGTATGGGGCCACCGACGAGTTCGGGTACAACGCCGAAGAGAACGTGTTCCCGGTCCACGACCTGCACGCGACCATGCTCCACCTGCTCGGCATCGACCACGAGCGCCTGACCCACAAGTTCCAGGGCCGCGACTACCGCCTCACCGACGTCCACGGGCGCGTGGTGAGGGACATCCTGGCGTAG
- a CDS encoding rhodanese-like domain-containing protein — MKYLVLTLVFGGGYLAAHVAAPTANSADSQPPAPQKAVAKVPDPLANPNIDFNGYLKIAQEAAQHREKRRLTESEFIKMSQEKGAIVLDARSKEKYDILHIKGAINLSFPDIDIESLKKTLPDRDAKILIYCNNNFVNGGAPTTVRITPDNPTGKLVGLKAALAFPGKGAIASLNISTYIALYGYGYKNVYELGPQLDPSSAKVTFESNTK, encoded by the coding sequence ATGAAGTACCTCGTCCTAACGCTCGTGTTCGGGGGTGGCTATCTGGCCGCGCACGTCGCCGCACCGACCGCGAACTCGGCCGACTCGCAACCGCCCGCGCCTCAGAAGGCCGTGGCAAAAGTCCCCGACCCGCTCGCGAACCCCAATATCGACTTCAACGGTTATCTGAAGATCGCTCAGGAGGCCGCCCAGCACCGCGAGAAGCGCCGGCTCACGGAATCCGAGTTCATCAAGATGAGCCAGGAGAAGGGTGCGATCGTCCTCGACGCCCGCAGCAAGGAGAAGTACGACATCCTGCACATTAAGGGCGCGATCAACCTGAGTTTCCCCGACATCGACATCGAGAGCCTTAAGAAGACCCTGCCGGACAGGGACGCCAAGATCCTGATCTACTGCAACAACAACTTCGTCAACGGCGGCGCGCCGACGACCGTCCGTATCACCCCGGACAACCCCACGGGTAAACTCGTGGGGCTCAAAGCGGCTTTAGCGTTTCCCGGCAAGGGCGCGATCGCGTCGCTGAACATCTCGACCTACATCGCGCTATACGGGTACGGTTACAAGAACGTGTACGAACTCGGGCCACAACTCGACCCCAGTAGCGCGAAGGTCACTTTCGAGTCCAACACGAAGTAA